A genomic region of Branchiostoma lanceolatum isolate klBraLanc5 chromosome 4, klBraLanc5.hap2, whole genome shotgun sequence contains the following coding sequences:
- the LOC136433027 gene encoding RAC-gamma serine/threonine-protein kinase-like isoform X1 produces MSDTPVQVVPVIVREGWLHKRGEYIKTWRPRYFLLKTDGSFIGYKEKPHPSNMNDPLNNFTVAKCQIMKTEKPRPNTFIIRCLQWTTIIERTFHVDTPEEREDWIRAIQSVADKLQEQEDMKSKESQEGMLTNSYTSSDSRPSSSGGSTASHKVVKLHTFSQHCQTLEDFDFLKVLGKGTFGKVILVREKSNGGLYAIKILKKEVIVAKDEVAHTLTENRVLQTTRHPFLTALKYSFQTKDRLCFVMEYVNGGELFFHLSRERVFSEDRTRFYGAEIVSALDYLHKANIIYRDLKLENLMLDKDGHIKITDFGLCKEDMRFDSTTKTFCGTPEYLAPEVLEDNDYGRPVDWWGLGVVMYEMMCGRLPFYNKDHEVLFELILMEEARFPRNITENAKSLLSGLLIKDPKQRLGGGIRDADDVKEHPFFATADINWQGVYERKLTPPFKPQVSSDTDTRYFDKEFTGESVELTPPTESCPLDTIDEEKPHFEQFSYSSSGSHFRGT; encoded by the exons ATGAGCGACACCCCCGTGCAGGTGGTCCCGGTCATCGTCAGGGAGGGCTGGCTCCACAAGAGAG GTGAATACATCAAAACATGGAGACCACGTTACTTCCTGCTAAAGACAGATGGGTCTTTCATTGGCTACAAGGAGAAGCCACACCCATCCAATATGAACGATCCCCTGAACAACTTCACTGTAGCAA AATGTCAGATCATGAAGACAGAGAAACCTCGCCCCAACACGTTCATCATCAGATGTCTACAGTGGACCACCATTATTGAGAGAACCTTCCATGTCGACACTCCTGAGGAGAG GGAGGATTGGATCAGGGCCATCCAGTCAGTGGCAGACAAGCTGCAGGAACAGGAGGACATGAAGAGTAAAGAGTCCCAGGAAGGCATGCTGACCAATTCTTACACCTCTTCAGACAGCAGACCTTCCAGTTCAGGGGGCAGCACTGCCTCACATAAAGTGGTAAAGTTGCATACGTTCTCACAACATTGTCAA ACTTTAGAAGACTTTGACTTCCTGAAGGTTCTAGGAAAGGGAACATTTGGAAAGGTGATTCTGGTGAGGGAAAAGTCAAATGGTGGTCTGTATGCAATCAAGATTCTGAAGAAGGAAGTAATTGTAGCAAAG GATGAAGTAGCACACACATTAACAGAGAATAGGGTCCTCCAAACAACAAGGCACCCTTTCCTCACT GCCTTGAAGTACTCATTCCAAACAAAAGACAGGTTATGTTTTGTGATGGAGTATGTAAACGGGGGTGAG CTGTTTTTCCATTTATCTCGGGAGAGGGTGTTCTCGGAGGACAGAACAAGATTTTATGGGGCAGAAATTGTGTCAGCCTTAGACTACTTACACAAGGCCAACATTATCTACAGAGACCTGAAG CTGGAAAACCTGATGCTGGACAAGGACGGTCACATCAAGATCACAGACTTTGGGCTGTGTAAAGAGGACATGAGATTTGATTCCACGACAAAGACTTTCTGTGGCACTCCCGAATACCTGGCACCAGAG GTCCTTGAGGACAATGACTATGGCCGTCCTGTGGACTGGTGGGGACTGGGAGTGGTCATGTATGAGATGATGTGTGGTCGGCTGCCATTCTATAATAAAGACCACGaggtgttgtttgaactgatcCTGATGGAGGAGGCAAGGTTTCCCAGAAATATCACAGAGAATGCCAAGTCCCTGCTGTCAGGTCTGCTCATCAAGGACCCCAAGCAGAG aCTTGGTGGAGGCATCAGGGATGCTGATGACGTGAAAGAGCATCCTTTCTTTGCTACTGCAGACATCAACTGGCAGGGCGTGTATGAGAGAAAG TTGACACCACCGTTCAAGCCTCAGGTGTCATCAGACACAGATACTCGTTACTTTGATAAGGAGTTCACAGGGGAGTCTGTGGAGCTTACACCACCTACTGAGTCTT GTCCACTAGACACCATAGATGAGGAGAAGCCACACTTTGAACAGTTCTCATACTCTTCCTCTGGCAGTCATTTTAGGGGTACCTGA
- the LOC136433027 gene encoding RAC-gamma serine/threonine-protein kinase-like isoform X2 translates to MSDTPVQVVPVIVREGWLHKRGEYIKTWRPRYFLLKTDGSFIGYKEKPHPSNMNDPLNNFTVAKCQIMKTEKPRPNTFIIRCLQWTTIIERTFHVDTPEEREDWIRAIQSVADKLQEQEDMKSKESQEGMLTNSYTSSDSRPSSSGGSTASHKVVKLHTFSQHCQTLEDFDFLKVLGKGTFGKVILVREKSNGGLYAIKILKKEVIVAKDEVAHTLTENRVLQTTRHPFLTALKYSFQTKDRLCFVMEYVNGGELFFHLSRERVFSEDRTRFYGAEIVSALDYLHKANIIYRDLKLENLMLDKDGHIKITDFGLCKEDMRFDSTTKTFCGTPEYLAPEVLEDNDYGRPVDWWGLGVVMYEMMCGRLPFYNKDHEVLFELILMEEARFPRNITENAKSLLSGLLIKDPKQRLGGGIRDADDVKEHPFFATADINWQGVYERKLTPPFKPQVSSDTDTRYFDKEFTGESVELTPPTESCPLDTIDEEKPHFEKFSYSSSGSQFRCT, encoded by the exons ATGAGCGACACCCCCGTGCAGGTGGTCCCGGTCATCGTCAGGGAGGGCTGGCTCCACAAGAGAG GTGAATACATCAAAACATGGAGACCACGTTACTTCCTGCTAAAGACAGATGGGTCTTTCATTGGCTACAAGGAGAAGCCACACCCATCCAATATGAACGATCCCCTGAACAACTTCACTGTAGCAA AATGTCAGATCATGAAGACAGAGAAACCTCGCCCCAACACGTTCATCATCAGATGTCTACAGTGGACCACCATTATTGAGAGAACCTTCCATGTCGACACTCCTGAGGAGAG GGAGGATTGGATCAGGGCCATCCAGTCAGTGGCAGACAAGCTGCAGGAACAGGAGGACATGAAGAGTAAAGAGTCCCAGGAAGGCATGCTGACCAATTCTTACACCTCTTCAGACAGCAGACCTTCCAGTTCAGGGGGCAGCACTGCCTCACATAAAGTGGTAAAGTTGCATACGTTCTCACAACATTGTCAA ACTTTAGAAGACTTTGACTTCCTGAAGGTTCTAGGAAAGGGAACATTTGGAAAGGTGATTCTGGTGAGGGAAAAGTCAAATGGTGGTCTGTATGCAATCAAGATTCTGAAGAAGGAAGTAATTGTAGCAAAG GATGAAGTAGCACACACATTAACAGAGAATAGGGTCCTCCAAACAACAAGGCACCCTTTCCTCACT GCCTTGAAGTACTCATTCCAAACAAAAGACAGGTTATGTTTTGTGATGGAGTATGTAAACGGGGGTGAG CTGTTTTTCCATTTATCTCGGGAGAGGGTGTTCTCGGAGGACAGAACAAGATTTTATGGGGCAGAAATTGTGTCAGCCTTAGACTACTTACACAAGGCCAACATTATCTACAGAGACCTGAAG CTGGAAAACCTGATGCTGGACAAGGACGGTCACATCAAGATCACAGACTTTGGGCTGTGTAAAGAGGACATGAGATTTGATTCCACGACAAAGACTTTCTGTGGCACTCCCGAATACCTGGCACCAGAG GTCCTTGAGGACAATGACTATGGCCGTCCTGTGGACTGGTGGGGACTGGGAGTGGTCATGTATGAGATGATGTGTGGTCGGCTGCCATTCTATAATAAAGACCACGaggtgttgtttgaactgatcCTGATGGAGGAGGCAAGGTTTCCCAGAAATATCACAGAGAATGCCAAGTCCCTGCTGTCAGGTCTGCTCATCAAGGACCCCAAGCAGAG aCTTGGTGGAGGCATCAGGGATGCTGATGACGTGAAAGAGCATCCTTTCTTTGCTACTGCAGACATCAACTGGCAGGGCGTGTATGAGAGAAAG TTGACACCACCGTTCAAGCCTCAGGTGTCATCAGACACAGATACTCGTTACTTTGATAAGGAGTTCACAGGGGAGTCTGTGGAGCTTACACCACCTACTGAGTCTT GTCCTTTGGACACCATAGATGAGGAGAAGCCACATTTTGAGAAGTTCTCCTACTCTTCCTCTGGTAGCCAGTTCAGGTGCACCTGA
- the LOC136433027 gene encoding RAC-gamma serine/threonine-protein kinase-like isoform X3 — MSDTPVQVVPVIVREGWLHKRGEYIKTWRPRYFLLKTDGSFIGYKEKPHPSNMNDPLNNFTVAKCQIMKTEKPRPNTFIIRCLQWTTIIERTFHVDTPEEREDWIRAIQSVADKLQEQEDMKSKESQEGMLTNSYTSSDSRPSSSGGSTASHKVTLEDFDFLKVLGKGTFGKVILVREKSNGGLYAIKILKKEVIVAKDEVAHTLTENRVLQTTRHPFLTALKYSFQTKDRLCFVMEYVNGGELFFHLSRERVFSEDRTRFYGAEIVSALDYLHKANIIYRDLKLENLMLDKDGHIKITDFGLCKEDMRFDSTTKTFCGTPEYLAPEVLEDNDYGRPVDWWGLGVVMYEMMCGRLPFYNKDHEVLFELILMEEARFPRNITENAKSLLSGLLIKDPKQRLGGGIRDADDVKEHPFFATADINWQGVYERKLTPPFKPQVSSDTDTRYFDKEFTGESVELTPPTESCPLDTIDEEKPHFEQFSYSSSGSHFRGT; from the exons ATGAGCGACACCCCCGTGCAGGTGGTCCCGGTCATCGTCAGGGAGGGCTGGCTCCACAAGAGAG GTGAATACATCAAAACATGGAGACCACGTTACTTCCTGCTAAAGACAGATGGGTCTTTCATTGGCTACAAGGAGAAGCCACACCCATCCAATATGAACGATCCCCTGAACAACTTCACTGTAGCAA AATGTCAGATCATGAAGACAGAGAAACCTCGCCCCAACACGTTCATCATCAGATGTCTACAGTGGACCACCATTATTGAGAGAACCTTCCATGTCGACACTCCTGAGGAGAG GGAGGATTGGATCAGGGCCATCCAGTCAGTGGCAGACAAGCTGCAGGAACAGGAGGACATGAAGAGTAAAGAGTCCCAGGAAGGCATGCTGACCAATTCTTACACCTCTTCAGACAGCAGACCTTCCAGTTCAGGGGGCAGCACTGCCTCACATAAAGTG ACTTTAGAAGACTTTGACTTCCTGAAGGTTCTAGGAAAGGGAACATTTGGAAAGGTGATTCTGGTGAGGGAAAAGTCAAATGGTGGTCTGTATGCAATCAAGATTCTGAAGAAGGAAGTAATTGTAGCAAAG GATGAAGTAGCACACACATTAACAGAGAATAGGGTCCTCCAAACAACAAGGCACCCTTTCCTCACT GCCTTGAAGTACTCATTCCAAACAAAAGACAGGTTATGTTTTGTGATGGAGTATGTAAACGGGGGTGAG CTGTTTTTCCATTTATCTCGGGAGAGGGTGTTCTCGGAGGACAGAACAAGATTTTATGGGGCAGAAATTGTGTCAGCCTTAGACTACTTACACAAGGCCAACATTATCTACAGAGACCTGAAG CTGGAAAACCTGATGCTGGACAAGGACGGTCACATCAAGATCACAGACTTTGGGCTGTGTAAAGAGGACATGAGATTTGATTCCACGACAAAGACTTTCTGTGGCACTCCCGAATACCTGGCACCAGAG GTCCTTGAGGACAATGACTATGGCCGTCCTGTGGACTGGTGGGGACTGGGAGTGGTCATGTATGAGATGATGTGTGGTCGGCTGCCATTCTATAATAAAGACCACGaggtgttgtttgaactgatcCTGATGGAGGAGGCAAGGTTTCCCAGAAATATCACAGAGAATGCCAAGTCCCTGCTGTCAGGTCTGCTCATCAAGGACCCCAAGCAGAG aCTTGGTGGAGGCATCAGGGATGCTGATGACGTGAAAGAGCATCCTTTCTTTGCTACTGCAGACATCAACTGGCAGGGCGTGTATGAGAGAAAG TTGACACCACCGTTCAAGCCTCAGGTGTCATCAGACACAGATACTCGTTACTTTGATAAGGAGTTCACAGGGGAGTCTGTGGAGCTTACACCACCTACTGAGTCTT GTCCACTAGACACCATAGATGAGGAGAAGCCACACTTTGAACAGTTCTCATACTCTTCCTCTGGCAGTCATTTTAGGGGTACCTGA
- the LOC136433025 gene encoding poly [ADP-ribose] polymerase 1-like, giving the protein MADDEGKPYKAEYAKSGRASCKGCKGSIQKDSLRLARMVQSPHFDGKVPNWFHYSCFFKKCKPNSTVEFSGVTALRWDDQEKLKKNIGGEGSSGGAEAGGGDEVDAPGGVWSVEYAKSNRSTCRGCAEKIDKGLIRISKKVDEGDQWGPKDLWHHTDCFVEKREELGFTTDIAPSGIQGYKNLSKDDQGELVKKLGVGTTGKRKAKSSNGAAAKKIKAEETEEEKKLKEQSKLVWKIRDDLCKSMENSDLKELLLANDQDIPSGESALLDRLSDGMAFGALQRCPECKDGQLFYRSDGYHCSGNLTEWTKCIYTTREPKRKKWIVPADLKEEVPFLKKFKSKVSARVFSAAHVAAASESTDSFTSSSRAGDKPLNHVKIVLGKTTKSKPEMTKAIEKLGGTVVSKVDGSVACVISSKEEVQKMSKKMKDAKAADVHVVSEDFVTDVEKGGAALLIMQKSIASWGSDPHSRISTVEEKPTKSKSKSKYDELDSGTKKLKMMVKGGAAVDPDSGIDHSAHVIEDKGKVYNAVLGLVDLVRGTNSYYKLQALEADKGKRWYVFRAWGRVGTTVGGNKLETFHSRQGALEQFLNLYEEKTGNEFGTKNFVKHPKRFYPLDIDYGQEEEDLQKLKIKPGSKSALAREVQEIIQMIFDIESMKKAMVEFEIDLKKMPLGKLSRKQIESAYSVLTELNGILTGEKSATRILDASNRFYTLIPHDFGMKKPPMLDNVEVIKAKTTMLDNLLEIEVAYNLLKSGDDGEGKDPIDAHYDKLKCKMEVVEKSSDEFILVQDYVKNTHAKTHSHYSLEVEELFKIAREGEASRYRPFQQLHNRQLLWHGSRVTNYAGILSQGLRIAPPEAPVTGYMFGKGLYFADMVSKSANYCATSTASPTGLLLLCEVALGNMYEKKHAEYVSKLPKGMHSTKGLGSTGPDPAATKTLPNGTQVPIGVGAPSGVTNSSLLYNEYIVYDVAQVEMKYLIKMKFNYKSLW; this is encoded by the exons ATGGCAGACGACGAAGGAAAGCCGTACAAGGCAGAATATGCCAAAAGTGGCCGGGCTTCGTGCAAGGGATGCAAAGGGAGCATCCAAAAAGACTCCCTTAGGCTTGCTAGGATGGTGCAG TCTCCTCATTTTGATGGGAAG GTTCCCAACTGGTTCCACTACTCCTGCTTCTTCAAGAAATGCAAGCCAAACTCTACTGTGGAGTTCAGTGGAGTGACTGCCCTGCGATGGGATGACCAGGAGAAACTGAAG AAAAACATAGGAGGCGAGGGTTCGTCAGGAGGGGCTGAGGCAGGTGGAGGAGATGAGGTGGATGCACCCGGAGGAGTATGGAGTGTGGAGTATGCCAAGTCCAACAGAAGTACCTGCAGGGGCTGTGCTGAGAAGATAGACAAG GGCCTGATCAGAATCTCCAAGAAGGTTGATGAGGGAGACCAGTGGGGGCCCAAGGACCTGTGGCACCATACAGATTGTTTTGTGGAAAAAAGGGAGGAGTTGGGCTTCACCACAGACATCGCTCCCTCTGGCATCCAGGGGTACAAAAACCTCTCCAAAGATGACCAAGGCGAACTGGTCAAGAAGCTCGGAGTGGGAACTACAGG gAAGCGGAAGGCAAAAAGTAGTAATGGAGCAGCTGCCAAAAAAATTAAGGCGGAGGAAACagaggaagaaaagaaactCAAG GAGCAGAGTAAGCTGGTGTGGAAGATCCGTGATGACCTGTGCAAGTCTATGGAAAACAGTGACCTGAAAGAACTGCTGTTAGCCAATGATCAAGACATTCCTAGTGGGGAGAGTGCT TTGCTGGATAGGCTGAGTGATGGCATGGCATTTGGGGCACTGCAGCGTTGTCCTGAATGTAAAGACGGGCAGCTGTTCTACAGAAGTGATGGGTACCACTGCTCAGGCAACCTTACAGAGTGGACCAAGTGTATCTACACCACACGGGAACCCAAGAGGAAGAAATGGATCGTCCCTGCTGATCTCAAGGAGGAGGTTCCCTTTTT GAAAAAGTTCAAGTCCAAGGTTTCTGCTCGAGTGTTCTCAGCTGCTCATGTTGCTGCTGCATCTGAATCCACAGATAGTTTCACTTCTTCCTCCAG agctGGTGACAAGCCATTGAACCATGTCAAGATTGTTTTGGGTAAAACAACAAAGTCTAAACCAGAGATGACTAAGGCAATAGAGAAACTAGGAGGGACTGTAGTGAGCAAGGTGGATGGCTCTGTGGCCTGTGTCATCAGCTCCAAAG AGGAAGTGCAAAAGATGAGTAAGAAGATGAAGGATGCCAAAGCTGCTGATGTCCATGTTGTGTCTGAGGACTTTGTAACAGACGTGGAGAAGGGAGGGGCTGCCTTACTCATCATGCAGAAGAGTATCGCGTCCTGGGGATCGGAT CCCCACTCCAGAATCTCCACAGTCGAAGAAAAACCCACCAAGAGTAAGAGCAAGAGTAAATATGACGAACTGG ATTCAGGCACCAAGAAGCTGAAGATGATGGTGAAGGGTGGAGCAGCTGTAGACCCTGACTCAG GAATTGACCATTCTGCCCATGTCATTGAGGACAAAGGAAAGGTGTACAATGCTGTACTTGGTCTGGTAGACTTGGTAAGAGGCACAAACTCTTACTACAAGCTACAAGCCTTGGAGGCCGACAAGGGGAAGAG GTGGTATGTGTTCAGGGCATGGGGACGAGTAGGTACCACAGTGGGTGGTAACAAGCTGGAGACCTTCCACTCCAGACAGGGGGCCCTGGAGCAGTTCCTTAACCTGTATGAGGAGAAGACAG GAAACGAATTTGGAACCAAGAACTTTGTGAAGCACCCAAAACGATTTTACCCATTAGACATTGACTATGGACAG GAGGAGGAGGATCTGCAGAAGCTGAAGATCAAACCAGGCTCCAAGTCTGCTCTGGCCCGGGAGGTTCAAGAGATCATACAGATGATTTTCGACATTGAGAGCATGAAGAAGGCCATGGTGGAGTTTGAG ATTGACCTGAAGAAAATGCCATTAGGCAAGCTGTCACGGAAACAGATTGAGAGTGCCTATAGTGTGCTGACAGAACTGAATGGG ATCCTGACTGGTGAGAAGAGTGCCACAAGAATCCTTGATGCCTCCAACCGATTCTACACTCTCATCCCTCATGACTTTGGCATGAAGAAACCACCCATGTTGGACAACGTGGAGGTCATCAAG GCCAAGACTACCATGCTGGACAACCTGCTGGAGATAGAAGTGGCCTACAACCTACTGAAGAGTGGAGATGATGGGGAGGGCAAGGACCCCATCGATGCTCACTATGACAAACTCAAGTGCAAGATGGAG GTTGTGGAGAAGAGCTCGGATGAGTTTATCTTGGTGCAGGACTATGTGAAGAACACCCATGCCAAAACACACAGCCATTACTCCTTGGAAGTAGAAGAG TTGTTCAAGATTGCTAGGGAAGGAGAAGCATCCCGATACAGGCCCTTCCAGCAGCTGCACAACAGACAGCTGCTATGGCACGGGTCTCGTGTCACCAACTATGCTGGCATCCTTTCTCAGGGACTCAGGATTGCACCACCTGAGGCCCCTGTG ACTGGCTACATGTTTGGGAAGGGTCTGTACTTTGCTGACATGGTGTCCAAGAGTGCTAACTACTGTGCTACGTCCACGGCTAGCCCCACCGGACTGCTGCTTCTCTGTGAGGTGGCGCTGGGAAACAT GTATGAGAAGAAACATGCAGAGTATGTCTCCAAACTTCCCAAAGGCATGCACAGTACCAAAG GACTTGGATCCACTGGCCCAGACCCTGCGGCTACAAAGACACTGCCCAATGGTACCCAGGTTCCCATTGGTGTTGGGGCTCCCAGTGGTGTGACTAATTCCAGTCTGCTGTACAATGA GTATATCGTGTACGACGTGGCGCAGGTGGAAATGAAGTACCTGATCAAGATGAAGTTCAACTACAAGAGTCTGTGGTGA